Proteins from a single region of Gossypium arboreum isolate Shixiya-1 chromosome 1, ASM2569848v2, whole genome shotgun sequence:
- the LOC108481562 gene encoding uncharacterized protein LOC108481562, with amino-acid sequence MSTSQKGRCPGQSNNIGTLRTGAKDTVARSETRAPARTYAISAREEATALNVIASTFYLFDVTIYALIDPGSTYSYIFTTLVTGKKLPIKSTEYDIQVTNPLGQSVIVNLVCRKCPLKIKGCEFLIDLMLLPFWEYDVILGMDWLSLHDAVVNSRQKQIDLKCLTREVISVEADRPISIARIISTIPAHRLIVNVMRHF; translated from the coding sequence ATGTCTACATCTCAAAAAGGTAGATGTCCGGGCCAGAGTAATAATATTGGAACCCTTCGTACAGGAGCGAAAGATACCGTTGCGAGATCAGAGACTAGAGCACCTGCTCGAACATATGCCATCAGTGCCAGAGAGGAAGCTACCGCGCTTAATGTGATTGCTAGTACATTTTATCTCTTTGATGTTACAATATATGCACTAATTGACCCTGGGTcaacttattcttatattttcacTACATTAGTTACGGGAAAGAAACTACCTATTAAATCAACTGAATATGATATTCAAGTTACTAATCCACTAGGTCAAAGTGTGATAGTTAACTTAGTTTGTCGTAAATGTCCATTGAAAATTAAAGGCTGTGAATTCCTtattgatttgatgttattacccttttGGGAatatgatgttattttgggtatggattggttatcaCTACATGATGCTGTGGTAAATTCTAGACAGAAACAAATTGATTTGAAATGCCTGACAAGAGAAGTGATTTCAGTTGAAGCTGACAGACCGATCAGTATCGCTAGAATCATTTCAACTATTCCTGCACACAGATTGATAGTAAATGTAATGAGGCATTTCTAG